Proteins from a single region of Urocitellus parryii isolate mUroPar1 chromosome 4, mUroPar1.hap1, whole genome shotgun sequence:
- the Fxyd6 gene encoding FXYD domain-containing ion transport regulator 6 isoform X2 encodes MGMRTGRVAGYAMEVVLIFLCSLLAPTVLASAAEQEKEKDPFHYDYQTLRIGGLVFAVVLFSVGILLILSRRCKCSFNQKPRAPGDEEAQVENLITANAEPQKAEN; translated from the exons acGCCATGGAGGTAGTGCTGATCTTTCTGTGCAGCCTGCTGGCTCCCACAGTCCTGGCCAGTG CAGCTgagcaggagaaagaaaaggacccTTTTCATTATG ACTACCAGACCCTGAGGATCGGAGGATTGGTGTTTGCTGTGGTCCTCTTCTCGGTTGGGATCCTTCTTATCCTAA GTCGCAGGTGCAAGTGCAGTTTCAATCAGAAGCCCCG GGCTCCAGGGGACGAGGAAGCCCAGGTGGAGAACCTCATCACTGCAAACG CGGAGCCCCAGAAAGCAGAGAACTGA
- the Fxyd6 gene encoding FXYD domain-containing ion transport regulator 6 isoform X3 — protein MEVVLIFLCSLLAPTVLASAAEQEKEKDPFHYDYQTLRIGGLVFAVVLFSVGILLILSRRCKCSFNQKPRAPGDEEAQVENLITANAAEPQKAEN, from the exons ATGGAGGTAGTGCTGATCTTTCTGTGCAGCCTGCTGGCTCCCACAGTCCTGGCCAGTG CAGCTgagcaggagaaagaaaaggacccTTTTCATTATG ACTACCAGACCCTGAGGATCGGAGGATTGGTGTTTGCTGTGGTCCTCTTCTCGGTTGGGATCCTTCTTATCCTAA GTCGCAGGTGCAAGTGCAGTTTCAATCAGAAGCCCCG GGCTCCAGGGGACGAGGAAGCCCAGGTGGAGAACCTCATCACTGCAAACG CAGCGGAGCCCCAGAAAGCAGAGAACTGA
- the Fxyd6 gene encoding FXYD domain-containing ion transport regulator 6 isoform X1: MGMRTGRVAGYAMEVVLIFLCSLLAPTVLASAAEQEKEKDPFHYDYQTLRIGGLVFAVVLFSVGILLILSRRCKCSFNQKPRAPGDEEAQVENLITANAAEPQKAEN, translated from the exons acGCCATGGAGGTAGTGCTGATCTTTCTGTGCAGCCTGCTGGCTCCCACAGTCCTGGCCAGTG CAGCTgagcaggagaaagaaaaggacccTTTTCATTATG ACTACCAGACCCTGAGGATCGGAGGATTGGTGTTTGCTGTGGTCCTCTTCTCGGTTGGGATCCTTCTTATCCTAA GTCGCAGGTGCAAGTGCAGTTTCAATCAGAAGCCCCG GGCTCCAGGGGACGAGGAAGCCCAGGTGGAGAACCTCATCACTGCAAACG CAGCGGAGCCCCAGAAAGCAGAGAACTGA